In Neisseria animalis, a single window of DNA contains:
- a CDS encoding toxin-antitoxin system YwqK family antitoxin, which produces MNRFLHSALTAGIFGGLAAAAWAEPHSVYFNQQGKLTATMPSAAYVRQYQVTAGVAQVQDFYYPSMKKYSDPYKVPAAQIKEFVPVLGNGKLTLWHFNGQKKMVGSYRNGKPDGEWTNWYPNGKKSAVMPYANGLSEGTGSRYYRNGNKESEIQFKKDKANGYWKQWYPDGKPKTEMTMVNDKPTAIITWDEDGRLLSELTIKNGLRNGIVLDWYPDGSKKSESVYQDDRLVEKIQWDEEGYIVE; this is translated from the coding sequence ATGAACCGTTTTCTTCACAGCGCGCTGACAGCCGGTATATTCGGCGGTTTGGCAGCGGCGGCTTGGGCAGAGCCCCATTCGGTTTACTTCAACCAGCAAGGCAAACTGACGGCAACCATGCCTTCGGCGGCCTATGTGCGCCAGTATCAAGTAACAGCCGGTGTGGCGCAGGTGCAGGATTTTTATTATCCTTCCATGAAAAAATACTCCGATCCGTATAAAGTGCCGGCTGCCCAGATTAAAGAGTTCGTACCGGTATTGGGCAACGGCAAGCTGACTTTGTGGCATTTCAACGGCCAAAAGAAAATGGTCGGCAGCTACCGCAACGGCAAACCCGATGGAGAATGGACCAACTGGTATCCCAACGGTAAAAAATCCGCGGTGATGCCTTATGCAAACGGTTTGAGCGAAGGAACGGGTTCGCGTTATTACCGCAACGGCAATAAAGAAAGCGAAATCCAATTCAAAAAAGACAAAGCCAACGGCTATTGGAAACAATGGTATCCCGACGGCAAACCGAAAACCGAGATGACGATGGTCAACGACAAGCCGACCGCCATTATTACTTGGGACGAAGACGGGCGTTTGCTCTCGGAGCTGACCATCAAAAACGGTTTGCGAAACGGAATTGTATTGGATTGGTATCCAGACGGTTCAAAAAAATCTGAATCGGTGTATCAAGACGACAGATTGGTTGAAAAAATCCAATGGGACGAAGAAGGATATATCGTGGAATAA
- a CDS encoding asparaginase: MMNPKKIFVLYTGGTIGMSSGSDGLRPDTALVGKALQPFADGLVFDWHVCSPLIDSSAVTLEDWRNWLTLLAEKIPQYDGVLVLHGTDTMAYTANMLALAIQGLDKPVVLTGSQWPYDAEGSDAPRNLATAVAAFDLALPQVVIAFDGKLFPAVGSSKVSTEVAAGFDNPHFGALAEWDGSAWHHIKAQRAQEVQPFAVRCPSAEAEVVCCTLIPGCTVRHIADGLKHTSARGLILQSYGHGNAPADAGFIEAVGSFVRKGGLVLNISQAAQGCAAAVYAQGSALRQAGVVNAGKCNLETATALLTLSVSYQQTAQDLGTALKALDLL; this comes from the coding sequence ATGATGAATCCGAAAAAAATCTTTGTTTTGTACACCGGCGGAACCATCGGTATGAGCAGCGGAAGCGACGGCCTGCGCCCCGATACCGCTTTGGTCGGCAAGGCGTTGCAGCCGTTTGCAGACGGCTTGGTATTCGATTGGCATGTCTGCAGCCCGTTGATTGATTCTTCAGCGGTAACATTGGAAGATTGGCGCAACTGGCTGACGCTGTTGGCTGAAAAAATTCCGCAATACGACGGGGTATTGGTGCTGCACGGTACGGATACGATGGCCTATACCGCCAATATGCTGGCCTTGGCCATACAGGGCTTGGACAAGCCTGTGGTGCTGACCGGATCGCAATGGCCTTATGACGCGGAGGGAAGCGATGCGCCGCGCAATCTGGCCACCGCCGTGGCCGCATTTGATTTGGCGCTGCCTCAGGTTGTGATTGCGTTTGACGGCAAACTGTTTCCCGCAGTCGGCAGCAGCAAGGTCAGTACGGAAGTAGCCGCCGGTTTCGATAATCCTCATTTCGGCGCATTGGCAGAATGGGACGGTTCGGCTTGGCATCACATCAAGGCGCAACGGGCTCAGGAAGTGCAGCCGTTTGCCGTACGCTGTCCGTCGGCAGAGGCGGAGGTGGTCTGCTGCACGCTGATACCGGGCTGTACGGTACGGCATATTGCAGACGGCCTGAAGCATACTTCGGCTCGCGGACTGATTCTGCAAAGTTACGGACACGGCAATGCGCCCGCCGATGCCGGTTTTATCGAAGCAGTCGGCAGTTTTGTGCGGAAAGGGGGCTTGGTGTTGAACATCAGTCAGGCAGCTCAGGGTTGTGCAGCCGCCGTGTATGCACAAGGCAGCGCGTTGCGGCAGGCGGGCGTGGTAAATGCCGGCAAGTGTAATCTGGAAACCGCCACCGCATTGCTGACTTTGTCGGTTTCATACCAGCAAACGGCGCAAGACCTTGGCACTGCATTGAAGGCTTTGGATCTGCTGTAA